From the Halobellus litoreus genome, the window CGCTCGGCCGACGAGTTCAGGGAGGACGACGAACCGACCGCGGCGGACGTGACCGGCACCGCACACACGGAGGACATCGAGACGTCGATTTCGGCCGTCCGCGACGCGGTCGCCGTCCACTACGACAACGGTCGCGACGAGGTCCTGTTCGCCGAGGTCGCCGAGGCGGCGGCGACGCCGGTGACGACGTATCTCGCGCTCCTGTTCCTCTCACACCGGAGCGAGGTGCGCCTCCGACAGGACGACCTCTTCGGCGATCTCTGGATCCGCGACCCCGACGCGACGTTCGAGGACGACGAAGGGGGGACAGAAGCGGAAGTGGTGGGAACGGAAGCAGAGACAGAAGTAGAAGCGGAGACGGAGGCTGTCGACGAGACGGCGACGGAAGAGGCCGCCGTCCCGGCCGCTGACGACGACTGACTCGTCGAGCAGTGAAGCAGGAGGGCGGATAGGAGGGCTCGTGGTCCCGAACGCGGGTGAACGGCTCGGAGGGCTCGTGTGCTCCCTCTTTTGCACCAGAAATGTCGATCTGCAGCGTCACTCGTGGCCGACGTGCCGCTCCCAGAGGACGCCGTAGACGACGGCGAAGGCGGTGATCGAAACGAGGAGACCCACGGTCTCTTCGACCTCGACGCCGACGGCCGCTCCCGCGGCGGCGATACCGTCACCGAGGACGAACACCGCGGTTCGGAGCAGTTCGGCGACGGTGTGGTGAATCAGATGGTACGTCACCCCCGAGCCGATTCCGGCGGGATCGGGGAGCATCCCGAGGCTGGCGACGACCGCCGTCGCGGTGACGACCGACGCGCCGAGCCAGTAGCTCGCGACGATCCGCGGCGAGGGGTGTTCGACGATCGCCACCACGAGCGCGACCAGTAGGGGATAGCAGACCACGAGGCCCGCCGCGGCGTTCGGGACGGCGATGCCGGTGAGGGCGACGACGAGCGAACCGACGATATCGAACAGCGAAAACGGGAGTTCGACGAGGAGCAGTTCCAGTGGGGCTTTCAGAAACTGGTGCGTGACGACGTCGTGAGCGAAGAACAGCCCCTTCTTCAGCAGGAGTTTGATCGTGAGCGCGACCGAGACGAATCCGAAGGCACCGTACTGTCCGCCGTGACGCCGCAACATAGTAGCTATGACCGAGGCGACACGAGCAGACTACTTAGAACTTGGACACTTCGAGAGATGCGGACCCGTTCGGAGAGGCCGACTGGTCTCGAAACGCATACTGGCGAAAAACGCCGACTACTCCACGTACTCGCCGATCAGCGGCTCCAGGTCCGCCTTCGTCGAGTCCGGGATCGCTTCGTCGGGCGTGTTGATCGTCCCCTCCAAGGAGGTGTGACAGTCGCACCCGTGATCCTCGGGGAGCGCGCGGATCGCCGCCTCGACGGTCTCTTTGATCGCCGTCTCGTTCTTCGCGGCGTTTTCGAGCACCTCCTCCAGCGTGACCTCGCTGTCTTCCTTCCAGACGTCGTAGTCGGTGACGCCGGTGACCGTCGCGTAGGCCATCTCGGCTTCGCGGGCGAGTTTGGCCTCCGGAATCGTCGTCATCCCGATGACGTCCCAACCCTGGTCGCGGTAGAACTCGCTCTCGGCGCGGGTGGAGTACTGCGGCCCCTCGATGCAGACGTAGGTGCCGCCGCGGACGACGTCGGCGTCGGTGGCCGATTCCGCCGCGTCGGCGAGGACCTCGTTGAGTTCCGAGCAGTACGGGTCGGCGAAGGGCTGGTGAACGACGACGTCCTCGTCGAAGAACGTCAGGTCGCGGTGCTTCGTCCGGTCGTAGATCTGATCCGGAATCACGAGCGTCTGCGGCGGCAAGTCCTCGCGGAGACTACCCACGGCGTTCGAGGCCAGGACGTGCGTGACGCCCATCTGCTTCAGCGCGAAGACGTTCGCGCGGTAGGGGAGCGTCGTCGGCGATCGCTGGTGGTCGGGACCGTGCCGCGGGACGAAGACGACCTCCCGCCCGGTGTCACCGAACTCGCCGACCGTGAGCGGCGCGGAGGGCTTCCCGAACGGCGTGTCCACGTCGACTTCGCGCGTGTCCTCCAGCGGCAGGGCGTCGTAGATTCCGCTCCCGCCGATGAATCCGATGGTCATAACCGAGGGTTCGGGCGCGGGCGCTAAAACCCGTGGGTCTCGTGTCGAGGGGTCAGAAGCAACGTTATATACGAAGCCGGGCCCAGACGGGCCGTGATCTGAATCGAGCCCCGCGTCGGGCAGCGGGTGTCCGGCACGTCGACGCGGGACGACGGAGCGGCCGCCAGTCGGGGCGGGACTGGCGGCCGAGCCGAACGGGTGCCGGCTGTTCGCCATCACCGAAGCTCGCGAGATCAGCGAGCGGAGCGGCAGGCTCTCACGTCGGACGTGACGTCTGAGTGCGCCCGTCGGCCTCACACCACGACGCCGCTCTGAAGCACCGCGATCAGCACGGTCAGGGTGAGGACCGAGACCATCGTCGTCGCGAAGATCGCCGTCGAGACGAACTCGGTGACGGGGACGCCGGCGACCTCGCCGTCGGCGAACTCGCCGACGAGGATGAGCGGCGTCACCGCCGACGGCATCGCGCCTTCGAGGACGAACGTCCGCGCGACCGCGGGATCGGAAAACCCGACGACGAGGGCGACGCCGATCCCGACGAAGGGCACGAGGATCATCTTCAACCCGACGACGCCCGCGACCGCCGACAGGGTCGAGCCGACGTTCGTCCGAGCCAGTTGGATCCCGAGGAGCAGGAGCATCACCGGGATCGCGGAGTCGCCGACGAGCTGGAGCGTCGACATCACCGTCGAATCCACCGGCGGGACGAGATCGAGCGCCCGGACGACGAGCGCGACGGCGACGGCGTAGATTAGGGGGACGCTGAACACCCGACGGACGCCGTCGAGGCGGTTCTCAGCGGTTCCGCGGGAGGCGATGTACACGCCGACAGTCCAGATGAGCACCGCCTGGACCGAGAGGTAGACCACGGCGGTCGCCCGTCCGGTCGCGCCGAACGCGAAGTTCGAGACGGGGACGCCGTAGTTGCCCGTGTTGGGGAAGGCCGCGACGAGGACGATAGCCGCGAGCGCCGTCTCCGAGACGCCGAAGAGCCGACCGGCCGCCTCGGCGACGAGGACCGTGAGGACGTGAAAGAGAAGAATCGCGACCGTGATCCGAGCGAGCGTGGACTGCGCGAGGGTCGTCGTGGTGAGGCTGTGAAACACCAGCGCCGGCGCGAGCACGTAGACGACGATCGTGTTGAGCGCGTCCGTCTCGACGTCGCGGACCCGCCCGAGCAGGTAGCCGACGCCGCCGACGGCGACGATCGGGAGGATCGCGGTCGCGAAGACGGAGACCAGAGAGACCACGTCGAGGGAGAGTCGCAGTCGCTACTCAAACGCTTCGGTCGCCGGACGAGCGACAGCGAAGCCGGCTCGTGCTACGCGCCGATGCCGTCGTTTTCGAGCAGTCGCCACGCTTCGCCGTCGGCCGACTCGACGTAGCCGCGCCGCTCCATCTCGCTCATCACCTCGCCCATCCGATCGGGCTGGGCGATCTCCATCTCGATCCGATCGACCGAGTGGAACTCCGAGAGGTAGTGGCGCACGTCCTCGACCTCGAACGTCTCCTCGTCGGCCTTCTCCATCACGCCGGAGACGAGGTCGATCATGTCCTCGATGAAGTTCCACGGGTAGACGATCCACGTCCACTCCTCCAGCCGCTCGCCGACGAAGTCCGGTTCGAACTCGCTGGTCTGTAACAGTTGCAGCGTCGCCGTGCACACCTCGCCCGCCTCGCGGTCGGTCACGTACTCGTAGGCCCGCTCGATCGAGCCGCCGGTATCGGCGATGTCGTCGATGATGAGGACGTCTTTCCCCTCGACGCTCCCCTCGGGCATCGGGTAGCGGACCTCCGGCTCGCCGGCCTTCTGCGCGGTCCCGACGTAGTGTTCCATCTTCAGACTCGTCAGGTCGTCGAGCCCGAGGAAGTCGCAGATGCACCGGCCGGCGAACCACCCACCGCGGGCGAGCGCCACGACGACGTCCGGTTCGAACTCGGCGGCCTTCACCTGATCGCTGACGTCGCGACAGAGCCCGTAGATGTACTCCCAGTTAGTGATCGTGCAGTTGAACTGATCGGGCAGGTCGCCCATAGATTTCGGTCACCGTTCGATAGACGGTGTGGCTGGCTCCTTAATCTATCCGTCTCGGTCGTCGACGACTGCACTGGAGAACGGCCGACAGTGTATTTATCGCACCCTGCAATCGACGGACACAGAGAGCCAGGGCTCCGGTCACGATCGGAAATCGTTAGCTCTTTCGAGGGACAGACCAGCAGAGGAGGCGTCCGATCGACGGAAGACCGCGCAGGCGGAAACCACTACACTCGAACAATCAAGTGAGACGAGATACGAACCGGGACGACACGGACGAGCGGGAACTCGATCGAAGGGCCGCCTCGAACGGGCGCTCTCCGGGCGACAGCGGACCCACCCGACCGGCTGGGAGACAGTCGTTCGCCGACCGTCTAACCGGCGATCGAATCCGTCTGCCCGGGGAGAGCGATCGACGATGACGGAGCTGTTCGGGTCGGTTTCGTGGGTCGCCGTCGGATCGCTCACCGCCGGAGCGGCCCTGTGCGTGCTCATCTCGTTCCTCTGGCGGTACCGTGAGAAACCCGGTGCGAGGTGGTTCATTTTCGCGCTGACCGCGCAATCGCTGTGGTGTCTCACGTACGGCGTCGCGCTGTTCACCGTCGACCCGCAGGTGCGCTTCGCACTCGAAGTGGCGAGCGTCCTCGCGTTCGTCTGGATCGGGTACTCGTTCCTCGGGTTCGCGCTGGAGTACACCGGTCACGGCGCCGTCAGAAGGTCGCGGTTCTTCGCCGCGCTCGGAAGCGTACCCGTAGCCGGTACGGCGCTCTTGCTCACGAGCCCCTGGCACACGTTCTTCTGGGAGAACGTCCGGCTCACCCGCGCGTACGGGTCTGTCGTGCTCGAATACTCCTTCGGGTTCGGCGGATATGCGGTGTCGCTGGTCGGTCTCCTTTACGCCGGCGTCGGCGTCTTTCTCTTGGCCGAAACGATCCTCAGTTACGGTCCGCTGTACCGGACCGAGGCGGCCGCCGTCGCCGTCAGCACGTTCCCACCGGTCGCCGGAATCGTCGTCTGGCTGGCCGGTCTCGGAGACGCGTCGGTGATCCAGTGGGGCACGGTACTGTCGCTGCCGCACGCCGTCCTGGACGCCTACGCGTTCGTGGGCAAGCGGATGTTCGAGACCAGTCCGTCGACCCGGCGCGTCGCAGACGAGCAAGCGCTCGATGCGTTACCACACCCCGTCGTCGTCCTCGACGGGTCCGGCCGGCTCATCGATTTCAACACGGAGGCTGAAACCGTCTTCGAGGACGTTGCCGAGACCGCGGTCGGGGGACACGTCAGCGACGTGTTCTCGTTCGACACCGACGAACAGTTCGGTGACGAAGCGAGCTATCTGAGCGTCAACGCCGACGAGACACAGCGCGAGTTCGCCGTGCAGGTGTCTCCCCTCAGGGACAGCCGCGACGTCACTGTCGGGTACACTGTCCTGTTTCTGGACGTCACCGACGAGCGCGAGCGCGAGCAGCGGCTTGAGGTCCTCACGCGCGTTATGCGGCACAACCTCCGGAACAAACTGACCGCGGTGATGGGGTACGCCACGACCATCGAGGCTGAGACGGACGACGAGCGGATCGAGGGGTTCGCCGAACGGATCGTACACAGCGGCACGGAACTCACGGAAATCGGCGAGAAAGCCCGGGCGTTCGACCAACTGCAACAGTCGGAGCCGAATTACTCTCTCGTCAGTGTCGAAGACGTGCTGGAGGCCGTCACCGCGGATATCGCCGAGCAGTTCCCCGGCGCGACGATCGAAGCCGAGATCGATCGCGGGTTCGACGTCCACACCGACGCGGACCACTTGACCCTCGCGCTGGAGAACGTGATCGAGAACGCCATCGAACACGCCCGGACGCCGAATCCGACAGTCCGGATCGAGGTTGATCTGGACGACCGAGAGACGCTTCTGATCGACGTCCACGACGAGGGGCCGGGAATTCCCGAGGCGGAGGTCGACGTGCTCGCGTCGGGATCGGAGACTCGGCTCGATCACGGCAGCGGCATCGGCCTCTGGATCGTCGAGTGGAGCCTGCGGCGGATCGGCGGCTCGGTGTCGTTCGACCGCTCCGGTGATGGAACGACGGTCCGTCTCTCGGTGCCCGACCGACCCCCGTCGAACGGACCGGTCGACGTCGAGACGCCGCAGTCGGCGTGAGTCCCGAGCGCCCGAGCCGGGGGTCACCCTCCCGCCCGACAGCGCCACCGGCGTCTCCCGCCCGGCGGCTCCGCCGGCGCGGCTCCGAACCGTTCGGGAGGGGAGACTTTTCACGGGCGACCCCGTGCGCCTGCATATGGACACCCGACGCGCGCTGCTCGTCGACGCCTTCGCGGCCGAACCGCTCGCCGGCAACGTCGCCGGCGTCGTGCCCGACGCGTCCGACCTCTCCGGGGAACAGATGCAGGCGGTCGCACGCGAACTCGGCGCCAGCGAGACGGCGTTCGTGCGGTCCTCCGACTCCGCGGACCGACGGCTCAGATTCTTCTCACCCGAGCAGGAGATCGACCTCTGCGGGCACGCCACCGTCGCCGCGCACGCGCACCTCCACGAGTCCGACGCCATCGGCGCGGGCGAACACACCGTCGAGACGAACGTCGGCGACCTCGCGATCGAGATCGAGGCCGACGGAACCGTCTGGATGACGCAGGACCACCCGCGGATAGAGCGCGTCGACGTCGACTACGACCGCCTTGGGAGCGCGCTCGGAATCGACCCCGCCGCCCTCCGGGACGTCGGGGCCGACGCGCCGACCGCGGTCGCCTCGACGGGGCTCCCGTTTCTGATCGTCCCCGTGAACTTCCTGCAGAACCTGGGCGCGGCCGACCCGGACCTCGGCGCGGTCGAGGCGCTCGCCGACGAGCACGACGCGGCGGGCGTCTACGCGTTCACCTTCGACGCGCTCGACGCCGAGTCGACGCTGCACGCCCGGTCGTTCGCGCCGCCGGTCGGGATCGCGGAGGACCCGGCGACGGGGACGGCGGCCGGCGCGTGCGGTGCGTACCTCCGCGAGATCGGCGCGTTCGACGACTTTCCCGACGAGATGCGCTTCGAGCAGGGGCACTTCCTCGACCGCCCCGGCGAGGTCCGCGTCCGCGTCGCCGGCGACATTCGCGTCGGCGGGCGCGCGGTGACGTCGCTCGACGGTCGGTTGGCCGTCCCGGCCGAGGAGGAAGACGGAATTCTCGAAGCGTAGCGATTCTCGAAGCGTAGCGATTCTCGAAGCGTAGCGATCCTCGAAGCGTAGCGATCCTCGAAACGTAGCGATCCTCGAAACGTAGCGATCCTCGAAGCGCAGAGCGGTCTGTGAGGCCGCGGCGACCCGCCTCAGCCGATGTAGCGCAGGTCGTCGTCGGTCGGCATTCCCTGCTGTTGACTCTGCATCTCCTGGATCTTCTCTGCGACCTCTTTCATCTCCTCGGCGCGCTCCTCGAGGGAGTCGTAGCCGACTTCGAAGCCGACGACTTCCTCCAAGACTTCGAGGACGGCCTGGGCGCTCGACGGATCGACGAGGTACCCGCTCGTCTCGCCCATCAGGCAGGCGGCCGGGAGACCGCGGCGGCCGCCGAGTCCAAGGAGCAGGCCGCTGACGCCGACGATGCCGCCGGCGGGTTCACCCTCGCGGAACTCGACGCCGGCGTCTTCGAGCGCCTCGATATCCTCGGCGTCGGCGACCGCGCCGAGCACGTCCGGTTCCTCGACGAGTTCGCCCGTCGGAACGCCGCCGAGCGCGTACACCTCGCCGGCGTCGTACGACTCGGCGACGTCGAGGAAGGTATCGGTGATGTGGTAGTGCCCCGAGTGCGACTGCGCCTGGTGGTCGCCGGTCAGGACGAGGAGGTCGCGGTCGCCGGCGTCGATGGCGTGGAACTCAGCGCACGCCAGCGAGGCGACGCCCTCGTCGTCGATGCCGACCTGCGGCGGGAACTCGTCGGCGTACACGCGAGCGACGAGTTCGGAGTCGAACTCTTCGAGGAGGTGTTCGGCGGCCAACTTGCCGACGTGACCGACGCCGGGGAGGCCCTCCACGAGCGCCGGATCGCGGAGCGTCGGCTCTGCGACCGTCTCGATCTCGATGTCTTCCATACCCTCACTCGCGGACCCGGCGTTTAAGAGCGCGTCGGTACTCGCCGTAGGCGTCCTCGGGATCGAAGGGCGCGGGCGCGGAGTTCTCGGTCGCCGCGCCGCACGCCGGGCAGGTCGACGACAGCGAGTACACCGGGCGGTCGTGGACGTCGCGCCAGGCCGAACAGACTCGGATGTCGGATTTCACGGTCGATTTGGGGTCGTCGCTGGCGGTCCGCCGTTACTCGTCGTCTTCGTGCCGTTCGCGGTGGTACTCGCCGGTGCCGCCGTCGGCGACGATGGAGTCGCTGGCGCGGCCGGCGGCCGTTTCGAGCGCGTCCTCGGCGGTCTTGTAGTCGGGCGCGCGGACCTGAATCCGGTACTCGGGAGCTCCGACGTAGGTGACTTCGAGTTCGATCTCCTCGGGCACCGAGTCGTCGTCGCCCTCGGCGGCCTGAAGGGCCTCCTTGATCCGGTCGACGCCGTCGCCGGTCGGGCACCGGAGGTCGACGTAGCCCGTGACGTTCACGTACGGGACGGAGACGTTCTCTCTGGCCGTCTGGACGATGGCCTCGATCGCGTCGTCGTCGAGGTCGACGTCTTCGAGCGCGTCGGTACCGTGGATGGCCGCCGCCTCGAAGCCGTCGTAGAGCGACTCGAACTCGGCGAGCAGCGCGTTCGCGACCTCCCGGTAACGCTCGTCCGTGAGGTCCTCGCCGAAGGCGACCTCCATCCAGTTGTCGGCCTTCTGCTGGTTCTTCCACTCCTGGATCTTGTCCTTGCGCTGGTGTTCGTTGACGTCCTTGATCGAGAGATCGATCTGCTGGGAGCTCTCGTCGACGTCGAGCACCTTCGCCACGACGGTCTGTCCCACGTTGACGTGGTCGCGGACGTTCTTGATCCAGCCGCTCGCGACCTCGCTGATGTGGCAGAGGCCGCGTTTGTTCTCGTACTCGTCGAGGTCGACGAAGACCCCGAAGTCCGTGATCTCGTCGACTTCGCCCACGACGAGCTCACCTGTCTCGGGCCAACCGCTGTACTTCATATATTGGAACCTCCGAAGGGAGCGTTACGCCTCGGCCGAGCGTCGTTCGACCGTTTCGACGACCTCGCCGTGAATCTCGGCGTCGCCGCCGGTCGGGGTCGCGAGCGTCGTCCCGCAGACGGCGCAGTTGACGGTCGTCGAGGCCTTGCCGAAGACGACCTGTTCGTTGTCGCAGTCCGGACACTGCACGCGGTAGAAGTTTCCTGCCATCGTTACTCCTGGAACGTGAGGCGGCCGGCGCGCCATCCTTCTCGCATGTGGGCTTTGCCGCAGTCCGAGCAGATGTACTTCAGGTGCGTCTTCTTCGTGGGCTTGTCGCCACCGGGCACCTTCGAGAACTTGCCGGCGTTCCCGATGACCGCCTTGCCGCGGCGCGTCTGTCGCGCGTTCCACTTCATTCCCGTGGAGCGCCCCGTT encodes:
- the mtnP gene encoding S-methyl-5'-thioadenosine phosphorylase, which gives rise to MTIGFIGGSGIYDALPLEDTREVDVDTPFGKPSAPLTVGEFGDTGREVVFVPRHGPDHQRSPTTLPYRANVFALKQMGVTHVLASNAVGSLREDLPPQTLVIPDQIYDRTKHRDLTFFDEDVVVHQPFADPYCSELNEVLADAAESATDADVVRGGTYVCIEGPQYSTRAESEFYRDQGWDVIGMTTIPEAKLAREAEMAYATVTGVTDYDVWKEDSEVTLEEVLENAAKNETAIKETVEAAIRALPEDHGCDCHTSLEGTINTPDEAIPDSTKADLEPLIGEYVE
- a CDS encoding AEC family transporter, whose product is MVSLVSVFATAILPIVAVGGVGYLLGRVRDVETDALNTIVVYVLAPALVFHSLTTTTLAQSTLARITVAILLFHVLTVLVAEAAGRLFGVSETALAAIVLVAAFPNTGNYGVPVSNFAFGATGRATAVVYLSVQAVLIWTVGVYIASRGTAENRLDGVRRVFSVPLIYAVAVALVVRALDLVPPVDSTVMSTLQLVGDSAIPVMLLLLGIQLARTNVGSTLSAVAGVVGLKMILVPFVGIGVALVVGFSDPAVARTFVLEGAMPSAVTPLILVGEFADGEVAGVPVTEFVSTAIFATTMVSVLTLTVLIAVLQSGVVV
- a CDS encoding phosphoribosyltransferase, whose amino-acid sequence is MGDLPDQFNCTITNWEYIYGLCRDVSDQVKAAEFEPDVVVALARGGWFAGRCICDFLGLDDLTSLKMEHYVGTAQKAGEPEVRYPMPEGSVEGKDVLIIDDIADTGGSIERAYEYVTDREAGEVCTATLQLLQTSEFEPDFVGERLEEWTWIVYPWNFIEDMIDLVSGVMEKADEETFEVEDVRHYLSEFHSVDRIEMEIAQPDRMGEVMSEMERRGYVESADGEAWRLLENDGIGA
- a CDS encoding histidine kinase N-terminal 7TM domain-containing protein encodes the protein MTELFGSVSWVAVGSLTAGAALCVLISFLWRYREKPGARWFIFALTAQSLWCLTYGVALFTVDPQVRFALEVASVLAFVWIGYSFLGFALEYTGHGAVRRSRFFAALGSVPVAGTALLLTSPWHTFFWENVRLTRAYGSVVLEYSFGFGGYAVSLVGLLYAGVGVFLLAETILSYGPLYRTEAAAVAVSTFPPVAGIVVWLAGLGDASVIQWGTVLSLPHAVLDAYAFVGKRMFETSPSTRRVADEQALDALPHPVVVLDGSGRLIDFNTEAETVFEDVAETAVGGHVSDVFSFDTDEQFGDEASYLSVNADETQREFAVQVSPLRDSRDVTVGYTVLFLDVTDEREREQRLEVLTRVMRHNLRNKLTAVMGYATTIEAETDDERIEGFAERIVHSGTELTEIGEKARAFDQLQQSEPNYSLVSVEDVLEAVTADIAEQFPGATIEAEIDRGFDVHTDADHLTLALENVIENAIEHARTPNPTVRIEVDLDDRETLLIDVHDEGPGIPEAEVDVLASGSETRLDHGSGIGLWIVEWSLRRIGGSVSFDRSGDGTTVRLSVPDRPPSNGPVDVETPQSA
- a CDS encoding PhzF family phenazine biosynthesis protein is translated as MDTRRALLVDAFAAEPLAGNVAGVVPDASDLSGEQMQAVARELGASETAFVRSSDSADRRLRFFSPEQEIDLCGHATVAAHAHLHESDAIGAGEHTVETNVGDLAIEIEADGTVWMTQDHPRIERVDVDYDRLGSALGIDPAALRDVGADAPTAVASTGLPFLIVPVNFLQNLGAADPDLGAVEALADEHDAAGVYAFTFDALDAESTLHARSFAPPVGIAEDPATGTAAGACGAYLREIGAFDDFPDEMRFEQGHFLDRPGEVRVRVAGDIRVGGRAVTSLDGRLAVPAEEEDGILEA
- a CDS encoding proteasome assembly chaperone family protein, coding for MEDIEIETVAEPTLRDPALVEGLPGVGHVGKLAAEHLLEEFDSELVARVYADEFPPQVGIDDEGVASLACAEFHAIDAGDRDLLVLTGDHQAQSHSGHYHITDTFLDVAESYDAGEVYALGGVPTGELVEEPDVLGAVADAEDIEALEDAGVEFREGEPAGGIVGVSGLLLGLGGRRGLPAACLMGETSGYLVDPSSAQAVLEVLEEVVGFEVGYDSLEERAEEMKEVAEKIQEMQSQQQGMPTDDDLRYIG
- a CDS encoding RNA-protein complex protein Nop10; its protein translation is MKSDIRVCSAWRDVHDRPVYSLSSTCPACGAATENSAPAPFDPEDAYGEYRRALKRRVRE
- a CDS encoding translation initiation factor IF-2 subunit alpha, with product MKYSGWPETGELVVGEVDEITDFGVFVDLDEYENKRGLCHISEVASGWIKNVRDHVNVGQTVVAKVLDVDESSQQIDLSIKDVNEHQRKDKIQEWKNQQKADNWMEVAFGEDLTDERYREVANALLAEFESLYDGFEAAAIHGTDALEDVDLDDDAIEAIVQTARENVSVPYVNVTGYVDLRCPTGDGVDRIKEALQAAEGDDDSVPEEIELEVTYVGAPEYRIQVRAPDYKTAEDALETAAGRASDSIVADGGTGEYHRERHEDDE
- a CDS encoding 30S ribosomal protein S27e produces the protein MAGNFYRVQCPDCDNEQVVFGKASTTVNCAVCGTTLATPTGGDAEIHGEVVETVERRSAEA
- a CDS encoding 50S ribosomal protein L44e, yielding MEMPRRFNTYCPNCDGHHEHEVEKVRTGRSTGMKWNARQTRRGKAVIGNAGKFSKVPGGDKPTKKTHLKYICSDCGKAHMREGWRAGRLTFQE